In Bicyclus anynana chromosome 1, ilBicAnyn1.1, whole genome shotgun sequence, a single window of DNA contains:
- the LOC112044387 gene encoding uncharacterized protein LOC112044387, whose translation MRPVLLIFGILLGLANANVRVRRGYGGGGGGGGGGGFGFGGGGGYGYGGGGGGGTGGGFGGGLEGGFDAIREGVNGIIGKVSSGFSHLGAGFSASGGLGGGSGGGLGGGSGGGLGGGSGGGLGGGNEKVIYTKSNDGKSGGFAFTGTTGNGGYGGGGGYSGGGGGSGYGGGSGFGGGAGGGKGGSGGYGGGGLGGGSGEFGGGHGGSGGFGGSGGLGGGSGGGLGGGSGGGLGGGSGGGLGGGHGGGNGGGHSGGTGGYGGGSSGSGGLGFGGSIGFGGGSGGGLGGGSGGGNGGGHGASGGLVSGSGGSGGYGGGAGLGGGSGSGLGGGHGGSGGFGGGNGGSGHGGGNGGGLGGGSGGGLGGGSGGSHGGSGGFGGGSGGTGGGFGGSGGFGGNGGGLGGGSGGGFGGGSGGGLGGGHGGSAGIGGGGSGGYGGLGGFGGSLSGGLGGGHGGVGSLGGGHGGSNGGSGGYGGGGSGGCGSGSCGGCGSGSCGGQGGAFVSAKASATASASAGSYGK comes from the exons ATGAGGCCAGTCTTATTAATATTTGGGATTTTGTTGGGACTCGCCAACGCAAATG tAAGAGTTCGTAGAGGATACGGCGGCGGAGGCGGAGGCGGTGGCGGAGGTGGATTTGGCTTCGGAGGTGGCGGCGGATATGGATACGGAGGAGGTGGTGGTGGCGGCACTGGAGGTGGCTTCGGAGGTGGCCTGGAAGGAGGCTTTGACGCCATCCGCGAAGGAGTCAATGGAATTATTGGCAAAGTCTCTTCTGGATTCAGCCATCTTGGAGCCGGATTCAGCGCAAGCGGTGGACTCggaggtggctctggaggtggtctcggaggtggctctggaggtggcCTCGGAGGTGGCAGTGGCGGCGGTCTCGGAGGTGGCAACGAGAAAGTGATTTATACGAAATCAAACGATGGAAAGTCGGGTGGTTTCGCTTTCACTGGAACGACTGGGAATGGTGGTTATGGAGGCGGCGGTGGTTACAGTGGCGGCGGAGGCGGGAGCGGTTACGGTGGCGGTAGCGGCTTCGGAGGTGGTGCCGGCGGCGGTAAAG GAGGCAGTGGTGGATACGGAGGTGGCGGCCTAGGCGGCGGATCTGGTGAATTCGGAGGTGGTCATGGCGGATCTGGCGGATTTGGAGGAAGTGGTGGACTTGGCGGTGGCTCGGGAGGAGGACTTGGCGGTGGCTCGGGAGGTGGACTTGGCGGTGGCTCGGGAGGTGGACTTGGCGGTGGTCACGGTGGTGGCAACGGCGGAGGCCATAGTGGTGGCACCGGCGGATACGGCGGCGGTAGCAGTGGATCTGGTGGGCTTGGATTTGGAGGCTCAATTGGTTTTGGAGGCGGTTCTGGCGGCGGACTTGGAGGTGGATCTGGTGGGGGCAACGGAGGCGGCCATGGAGCATCTGGTGGTCTCGTCAGTGGAAGCGGTGGTTCTGGAGGGTATGGCGGTGGAGCTGGCCTGGGCGGAGGCTCTGGCAGCGGTCTAGGCGGTGGTCATGGAGGGTCTGGTGGTTTTGGAGGTGGAAATGGTGGATCAGGGCATGGAGGCGGTAACGGCGGTGGTCTCGGGGGTGGATCTGGAGGTGGTCTGGGGGGTGGATCTGGAGGTAGTCACGGTGGTTCTGGAGGATTTGGCGGAGGCAGTGGAGGTACCGGCGGTGGTTTTGGAGGCTCTGGCGGCTTTGGAGGCAACGGCGGTGGTCTTGGTGGGGGATCCGGAGGTGGCTTTGGCGGAGGCTCTGGAGGCGGTCTTGGCGGTGGTCATGGTGGATCTGCTGGAATAGGCGGCGGTGGGAGCGGTGGATATGGTGGATTAGGTGGTTTTGGCGGTAGCTTGAGTGGTGGACTTGGTGGAGGACATGGAGGTGTTGGAAGCCTCGGCGGAGGTCACGGTGGTTCCAATGGAGGCTCTGGTGGTTACGGCGGCGGTGGTTCTGGTGGATGCGGATCCGGATCTTGTGGAGGGTGCGGGTCTGGCTCGTGCGGCGGTCAGGGGGGAGCATTCGTGTCCGCTAAGGCTTCAGCGACCGCTTCTGCCAGTGCTGGTAGTTATGGCAAATAA